In Persicimonas caeni, a single window of DNA contains:
- a CDS encoding DUF3943 domain-containing protein, which produces MKSRAVTSIARSKIIRRSRVLCGLVCCVMLLALAAPARALGPAESADEPRGWDYLIPVGSMLGANVAFWATARYLLEEDYAFIGLDSVASNFEEGFEWDADAFPTNQIGHPYQGGLYHTGARAVGFGFWGSVPYTALGSLHWELFMETQNPSYNDFITTTIGGVALGEVLFRLSSALLDDSSWGWERVGREGGATALTPIWGIGRLVSGEAFHRGEAPGEFPVRTRLALGLDEFRPADVADVTDGGIPSLGLDARVVYGSFVDDGEPFEPFDWFELGVGVNYSHKDFYAAQLDITGLLARWGFGCGEDNQCAWGPMMHYDYYDSPLFKVGTSSVGASALGSFELGWWSLRLFAQFDLGAIALGGFDSPYAEVVERDYNLGAGGLARTILVLTKPGWFQLRSISSRYYVRTLHGSDGHEMAGITRQELEIPITRSFALSAGSVLYDRVGVPDNHDPITSSHVAGQFQFVWRLQ; this is translated from the coding sequence ATGAAGTCCCGAGCCGTGACCTCCATCGCACGCTCGAAGATCATTCGTCGCAGCCGAGTGCTGTGTGGGCTGGTTTGCTGCGTGATGTTACTGGCGTTGGCTGCGCCGGCGCGGGCATTGGGGCCGGCCGAATCGGCCGACGAACCCCGCGGGTGGGACTATCTGATCCCTGTCGGCAGTATGCTCGGAGCCAATGTCGCCTTTTGGGCCACGGCGCGCTACCTGCTCGAGGAGGACTATGCCTTTATCGGCCTCGATTCGGTGGCGTCGAACTTCGAAGAAGGCTTCGAGTGGGACGCCGATGCTTTTCCGACCAACCAGATAGGCCACCCCTACCAAGGCGGCCTGTACCACACCGGAGCACGCGCGGTCGGCTTCGGGTTTTGGGGCTCTGTTCCATATACGGCGCTGGGAAGTCTCCATTGGGAGCTGTTCATGGAGACGCAGAACCCGTCGTACAACGACTTCATCACCACCACCATCGGGGGCGTGGCGCTGGGCGAGGTGCTGTTCAGGCTGTCGTCGGCGCTGCTCGACGATTCGAGCTGGGGTTGGGAGCGCGTCGGCCGCGAGGGTGGGGCGACGGCGCTAACCCCGATCTGGGGCATCGGTCGACTGGTGTCGGGCGAGGCATTCCACCGCGGCGAGGCGCCTGGCGAGTTTCCCGTGCGCACCCGCCTTGCGTTGGGGCTCGACGAGTTTCGTCCGGCCGACGTCGCCGATGTCACCGATGGAGGCATTCCCAGCCTGGGTCTGGACGCACGTGTGGTCTACGGCTCGTTTGTCGATGACGGCGAACCCTTCGAGCCCTTCGATTGGTTCGAATTGGGAGTCGGGGTCAACTACAGCCACAAAGACTTTTACGCCGCTCAACTCGACATCACCGGATTGCTGGCGCGTTGGGGGTTTGGGTGCGGCGAGGACAACCAGTGCGCTTGGGGGCCGATGATGCACTACGACTACTACGACAGCCCGCTGTTCAAAGTGGGGACGTCATCGGTGGGGGCCTCGGCGCTGGGTAGCTTCGAGTTGGGGTGGTGGTCTTTGCGCCTCTTTGCGCAGTTCGATCTCGGCGCCATTGCGCTGGGGGGCTTCGACTCGCCGTACGCCGAGGTGGTCGAGCGCGACTACAACTTGGGCGCCGGTGGGCTGGCGCGCACGATCTTGGTGTTGACCAAGCCGGGTTGGTTTCAGTTGCGCTCGATCAGCTCGCGCTACTACGTGCGAACGTTGCACGGCTCTGACGGCCACGAGATGGCGGGCATTACCCGCCAGGAGCTCGAAATCCCGATCACGCGCAGCTTCGCCCTCTCGGCTGGCAGTGTCCTTTACGACCGCGTCGGCGTGCCCGACAACCACGACCCGATCACCTCCAGCCACGTCGCCGGACAATTTCAGTTCGTCTGGCGCCTGCAGTAG
- a CDS encoding PaaI family thioesterase, with protein MTLALSAGTDSERWIELFDQSREFTAAGAHDVRLVDIDADRAVLEMPIGDHARQPYGLLHGGVSMMLAESAASMHSCWGVDLTEVAPVGVEINGSHLSSAREGTVRAVCTVIKRGETMIRHHVEIIHVDSGRLLSDVRVTNFYKRLRS; from the coding sequence ATGACACTCGCCCTCTCCGCCGGTACCGATAGCGAGCGCTGGATCGAATTATTCGACCAAAGCCGTGAATTCACCGCCGCCGGCGCTCATGACGTGCGCCTGGTCGACATCGACGCCGACCGTGCCGTGCTCGAGATGCCCATCGGCGATCACGCTCGACAACCCTACGGGCTGTTGCACGGCGGGGTATCGATGATGCTCGCCGAATCCGCCGCCAGCATGCACTCGTGCTGGGGTGTCGATCTCACCGAGGTCGCTCCGGTGGGCGTCGAAATCAACGGGTCTCACCTGAGCTCGGCCCGGGAGGGCACGGTGCGCGCCGTTTGCACCGTCATCAAACGCGGCGAGACGATGATCCGTCACCACGTCGAGATCATCCACGTCGACAGTGGACGCCTTTTGAGCGACGTGCGGGTGACCAACTTCTACAAGCGCCTGCGCTCCTGA
- a CDS encoding DUF1622 domain-containing protein gives MEASTGQVKHFAKLLAEYCAAGLEALGTIVVAGIAVVMTAIALVQLIRRKSYKRIFTNYRHGLIRGTLVGLELLVAADIIKTVAIKFSLHGVITLAILVLVRTFLSFTLEVELTGKWPWQGEGSQSDSETSEDSEEE, from the coding sequence TTGGAAGCCAGCACAGGCCAAGTGAAGCACTTTGCCAAACTCCTCGCCGAGTACTGTGCGGCGGGGCTCGAGGCCTTGGGAACGATCGTCGTGGCCGGAATTGCAGTGGTCATGACCGCGATCGCGCTGGTGCAGTTGATTCGACGCAAATCGTACAAGCGAATCTTTACGAATTACCGCCACGGTCTGATTCGCGGCACGCTCGTCGGTCTCGAACTCCTCGTGGCAGCCGACATCATCAAGACGGTTGCCATCAAGTTTAGCCTGCACGGAGTAATCACCCTCGCCATTTTGGTACTGGTCCGAACCTTCTTGAGCTTTACGCTCGAAGTCGAACTAACCGGCAAATGGCCCTGGCAAGGCGAAGGAAGCCAGTCCGATTCCGAGACGTCGGAGGATAGCGAGGAGGAATGA
- a CDS encoding carbonic anhydrase family protein, with protein sequence MKKHLFLTLVCSAALITACSSPEEKAEAESPKESQTAEAQQETEPAGEGDEAIKDVMTKESQTAMTPDQALQKLKEGNARYVKGEMTNRDLGAQVQATAAGQYPFAVVLGCVDSRVPHELVFDQGVGDIFSARVAGNFETEDMLGSMEFATKVAGSKVVVVMGHTSCGAVKGSCDNVQLGHISSLVEEIKPAVEDVTPEGETCSSDNTELVNKIAHRNVELTVEDVRERSEILAEMEKAGDIKIVGAMYDISTGKVEFFE encoded by the coding sequence ATGAAAAAGCATCTATTTCTGACCCTTGTATGCAGCGCCGCGCTGATCACTGCTTGCAGCTCGCCCGAAGAGAAGGCCGAGGCCGAGAGCCCGAAGGAATCGCAGACGGCTGAGGCGCAACAGGAGACGGAGCCGGCAGGCGAGGGAGACGAGGCCATCAAGGATGTGATGACCAAAGAGTCGCAGACCGCGATGACCCCTGATCAGGCGCTGCAAAAGCTCAAAGAGGGCAACGCGCGCTACGTCAAAGGTGAAATGACCAATCGTGACTTGGGCGCGCAGGTCCAGGCCACCGCGGCGGGTCAGTATCCGTTCGCGGTCGTGCTCGGCTGCGTCGACTCGCGCGTGCCCCACGAGCTGGTCTTCGACCAGGGCGTCGGCGACATCTTCTCGGCACGCGTGGCCGGCAACTTCGAGACCGAGGACATGCTCGGCAGCATGGAGTTCGCCACCAAGGTCGCCGGCTCCAAGGTCGTGGTCGTGATGGGTCACACCAGCTGCGGCGCGGTCAAGGGTAGCTGCGACAACGTCCAGCTCGGCCACATCAGCTCGCTGGTCGAAGAGATCAAGCCCGCCGTCGAGGACGTCACGCCCGAGGGTGAGACCTGCTCGTCGGACAACACTGAGTTGGTCAACAAGATCGCCCACCGCAACGTCGAGCTGACCGTCGAGGACGTGCGCGAGCGCAGCGAGATCCTCGCCGAGATGGAAAAGGCGGGCGACATCAAGATCGTCGGCGCGATGTACGACATCTCGACCGGCAAGGTCGAGTTCTTCGAGTAA
- a CDS encoding IgGFc-binding protein, translating into MLPKRFWCVFVATVTFGLLGLPGCSDEVEPNGDGECKTGETFNVLSGRCEPAAQPDASVADTSRADVTSTEDVGADADAGPDGQCTPGERQCADLWTLATCNTSGDGFDETNCGQGALCRQGRCEQAQGSCAAGERTCATLSEALVCADDGLGFDSETCESDELCHRGTCQVLTCVPSQTSCQGNDVVRCSDDGSAQTAVQTCGSGEVCEAGACVADTGPCANQKGYLGCEFLAADLDHMDPGDDQQFGISVSNSHTAPVDVTITTGDGSQVTSQTIAVGQLQTFELARRDVDNTGLTRQSYIVESTGPVTVHQFNPLNRSGVASTDASLLLPSHAIGTDYMVLGWPTTTSFRVTEGRAYFTIIAAEDATQVTVEPTAPIEAGGGVSALTPGQRQTFTLDRGQVLSLSTPNEAGHDLSGSTITSTKPVAVYSGSECADVPVGTAACDHLEQQLYPTDTWGATLVAAKFAPRDEEVDVYRLIASQDGTQVSFTPAVGGSSQTTLDRGQVYEFSTAEHFLLEASAPVLLGQFMVGASDDGVCSGLFCSGSPGDPAFLLNVSTRQYRSDYIVLIPAGFGDNFLSITAPTGTSVSVDGQAVSVTPSAITGTNWQVYQVPVGEGVHRVEASQPVGLTAHGYDQYVSYAYPGGLSLEAR; encoded by the coding sequence ATGCTTCCGAAGCGATTTTGGTGTGTTTTTGTCGCAACTGTCACATTCGGCTTGCTCGGTCTGCCGGGCTGTTCCGACGAGGTCGAGCCTAATGGAGACGGCGAATGCAAGACCGGCGAGACATTCAACGTGCTCAGCGGACGCTGTGAGCCGGCAGCCCAGCCGGATGCCTCCGTCGCGGACACGAGCCGCGCTGACGTGACTTCGACTGAAGACGTCGGCGCCGATGCTGACGCCGGGCCGGACGGGCAATGCACGCCCGGGGAGCGTCAGTGCGCGGATCTGTGGACCTTGGCCACTTGCAACACTTCGGGCGATGGGTTCGACGAGACAAACTGCGGCCAGGGGGCATTATGCCGACAGGGGCGCTGTGAGCAGGCCCAGGGAAGTTGTGCTGCCGGTGAGCGCACGTGCGCGACCCTGAGCGAGGCGCTTGTCTGCGCCGACGATGGGTTGGGATTCGACAGTGAGACGTGCGAATCGGACGAGCTTTGCCATCGGGGCACCTGCCAGGTTCTGACCTGCGTGCCGTCCCAGACGAGCTGCCAGGGCAACGACGTGGTGCGATGCAGCGACGATGGCAGCGCGCAGACGGCGGTGCAAACGTGTGGCTCGGGCGAGGTTTGTGAGGCGGGCGCCTGCGTGGCTGACACAGGGCCCTGCGCAAACCAGAAGGGCTATCTGGGCTGCGAGTTTTTGGCCGCCGACCTCGACCACATGGATCCGGGCGACGACCAGCAATTCGGAATCAGCGTCTCCAATAGCCACACCGCACCGGTCGACGTGACCATTACGACCGGCGACGGCTCGCAGGTCACCAGTCAGACAATCGCGGTCGGCCAATTGCAGACCTTCGAACTCGCCCGGCGCGATGTCGACAACACCGGGCTGACGCGCCAGAGCTACATCGTCGAATCGACCGGGCCGGTCACGGTTCACCAGTTCAACCCGCTCAACCGCTCCGGTGTGGCTTCGACCGACGCCTCGCTGCTGCTGCCATCACACGCCATCGGTACGGACTACATGGTGCTGGGGTGGCCCACCACCACGAGCTTTCGGGTCACCGAAGGACGCGCCTACTTCACGATCATTGCCGCCGAAGATGCCACGCAGGTCACCGTCGAACCGACTGCTCCCATTGAAGCGGGCGGCGGGGTATCTGCGCTCACGCCTGGTCAGCGCCAGACCTTTACGCTGGACCGGGGTCAAGTGCTCTCGCTGTCGACGCCCAACGAGGCGGGCCACGATCTGAGCGGGTCGACCATCACCAGCACCAAACCGGTGGCGGTCTATTCGGGGAGTGAGTGCGCTGACGTGCCGGTGGGCACGGCGGCTTGTGACCACCTCGAGCAGCAGCTCTACCCGACAGACACATGGGGGGCGACGCTGGTAGCCGCGAAATTTGCCCCGCGCGACGAAGAGGTCGACGTCTATCGACTCATCGCCAGCCAGGACGGTACGCAGGTGAGTTTCACACCCGCAGTCGGCGGCAGCTCGCAGACCACGCTCGACCGGGGCCAAGTCTACGAGTTCTCGACCGCCGAGCACTTTTTGCTCGAGGCCTCCGCGCCGGTGTTGTTGGGGCAGTTCATGGTGGGGGCGTCCGACGACGGCGTCTGCTCGGGGCTGTTCTGCTCCGGCTCGCCGGGAGATCCGGCCTTCTTGCTCAACGTCTCCACTCGCCAGTATCGCAGCGATTATATCGTGTTGATCCCGGCGGGATTCGGAGACAATTTTCTGAGCATCACCGCCCCCACCGGAACGAGCGTGAGCGTGGATGGACAGGCCGTGTCAGTGACACCGAGCGCCATCACCGGGACGAATTGGCAGGTCTACCAAGTCCCGGTGGGTGAGGGCGTGCATCGCGTCGAGGCCTCACAGCCGGTGGGGCTGACCGCGCACGGCTACGACCAATACGTGTCGTATGCCTACCCGGGCGGATTGAGCCTCGAGGCACGCTAG
- a CDS encoding acyl-CoA dehydrogenase, with the protein MSDIIDRRDLDFLLYDCLHVDQLTEHPYFADHNRQTFEAVVDTAIRIARDKFEPHAAKLDREPPSFDGDRVHIIPEVAEAIEAFTEAGFLSASFDADDGGMQLPYSIAQAYMAVFYAANCATAGYPLLTLAAANLLATHATDEQKERFLEPMLQGRFFGTMCLSEPQAGSSLTDIETVAEPLGAGRYKIRGNKMWISGGDHELGENIVHLVLAKIPGGPPGVKGISLFIVPKMRLDDAGNPAEPNDVSLTGLNHKMGFRGTINTALNFGENDDCIGWLVGEEHQGLRYMFHMMNEARIGVGLGATMLGHAGYQHSLEYAKERPQGRPAADKDPTSEPVPIIEHADVRRMLLAQKAATEGALMLGLFCARLVDDIKLAEVDEDTERAEQTSLLLDLLTPIAKAWPSEHCLEANKLAIQVMGGYGYSSEYPVERLYRDNRLNAIHEGTNGIQALDLLGRKVTMKNGAALQLLLGRVNADIERARQTPELVELADALETATQQAAKATMTLTGAAMQGKVDLFLANASVYLEMLGHIVIAWMWLQQATIAHNQLDEDGLDTAREQFLHGKLQAARYFFRWELPKVARHSELLSSLDDTTLSMQPEWF; encoded by the coding sequence ATGAGCGACATCATCGACCGCCGCGACCTCGACTTCCTGCTGTACGACTGCCTCCATGTCGACCAACTGACCGAGCACCCGTACTTTGCCGACCACAATCGGCAGACATTCGAGGCGGTCGTCGACACCGCCATTCGTATCGCGCGCGACAAATTCGAGCCTCACGCCGCCAAACTCGACCGCGAGCCTCCCAGCTTCGACGGCGACCGCGTCCACATCATTCCAGAGGTCGCCGAAGCCATCGAGGCATTCACCGAGGCAGGTTTTTTGAGCGCCTCCTTCGACGCCGACGACGGTGGCATGCAGCTGCCCTACTCCATCGCACAGGCCTACATGGCCGTCTTCTACGCCGCCAACTGCGCCACCGCGGGCTATCCGCTCTTGACCCTCGCCGCCGCCAACCTGTTGGCCACCCACGCCACCGACGAACAAAAAGAGCGTTTCCTCGAGCCGATGCTCCAGGGACGCTTCTTCGGCACAATGTGCCTCTCCGAGCCCCAGGCCGGCTCCTCGCTCACCGACATCGAGACGGTCGCCGAGCCGTTGGGCGCCGGGCGCTACAAGATACGCGGCAACAAAATGTGGATCTCGGGCGGCGATCACGAGCTGGGCGAAAATATCGTCCACCTCGTGCTGGCTAAAATCCCCGGAGGTCCCCCCGGCGTGAAGGGCATCTCCCTTTTTATCGTCCCCAAGATGCGCCTCGACGACGCAGGCAACCCCGCCGAGCCCAACGACGTGTCGTTGACCGGGCTCAACCACAAGATGGGCTTTCGCGGCACTATCAACACCGCGTTGAACTTCGGCGAGAACGACGACTGCATCGGCTGGCTCGTCGGTGAGGAGCACCAAGGGTTGCGCTACATGTTCCACATGATGAACGAGGCGCGCATCGGCGTGGGGCTCGGTGCCACGATGCTCGGCCACGCCGGCTACCAGCACAGCCTCGAGTACGCCAAAGAGCGCCCGCAAGGGCGACCGGCCGCCGACAAGGATCCCACGTCCGAGCCCGTCCCAATCATCGAGCACGCCGACGTTCGCCGCATGCTGCTCGCTCAGAAAGCCGCCACCGAGGGCGCGCTGATGCTCGGGCTCTTCTGCGCCCGACTCGTCGACGACATCAAGCTCGCCGAGGTCGATGAAGATACCGAGCGCGCCGAGCAGACCAGCCTTCTGCTCGACCTGCTCACTCCAATTGCCAAGGCCTGGCCCAGCGAGCACTGCCTCGAGGCCAACAAGCTCGCCATTCAAGTGATGGGGGGCTACGGCTACTCCAGCGAATACCCCGTCGAGCGGCTCTACCGCGACAATCGCCTCAACGCCATTCACGAGGGCACCAACGGCATCCAAGCCCTCGACCTACTCGGGCGCAAGGTCACCATGAAGAACGGTGCCGCGCTGCAGCTCCTGCTCGGCCGCGTCAACGCCGACATCGAGCGTGCGCGCCAAACCCCCGAGCTGGTCGAATTGGCCGACGCCCTGGAGACCGCGACCCAGCAAGCCGCTAAGGCGACCATGACCCTCACCGGCGCAGCCATGCAGGGCAAGGTCGACCTCTTCTTGGCTAACGCCAGTGTCTATTTGGAGATGCTGGGGCACATCGTCATCGCCTGGATGTGGCTGCAACAAGCCACCATCGCCCACAACCAACTGGATGAAGACGGGCTCGACACGGCGCGCGAGCAATTCCTTCACGGCAAGCTTCAGGCCGCGCGCTACTTCTTTCGGTGGGAGCTTCCCAAGGTCGCCCGCCATAGCGAGCTGCTGAGCTCACTCGACGACACGACCTTGTCGATGCAACCGGAGTGGTTCTAA
- a CDS encoding transposase, whose translation MGHPLRNQEKDVIYELSNRTLHQMYALLPEEQVNAIILGLLAKYAWRYSVEIFAFCFMSNHFHMLVRSKKLQLHLFMRDFQSQLAKKINALRNRTGTFWERRYTATKVMDDEAMVDRLRYIVCNPSESGLVSHPKLWPGLCSWDIHKSGEPMVGEVVNRKTYWAEKRKRKNKYKTEAELIEMATERYTLEMAKLPQWRDLDDETYHRKIVETCHEHAGELAKKRKRPCPGPQKVLSVKWNERPNNPKKAPRPLCHGGDCKQRQAYRENRRLLVSGYRKAVRKWRKGKTEIEFPDGTIPPGHQFCVGGSHDIRRDPPPPSN comes from the coding sequence ATGGGACACCCGTTGCGAAATCAAGAAAAGGACGTCATTTACGAATTGAGCAATCGCACTCTGCACCAGATGTACGCGCTTTTGCCCGAGGAGCAGGTCAACGCCATCATCCTGGGGCTGTTGGCCAAGTATGCCTGGCGCTACAGCGTCGAAATCTTCGCGTTTTGCTTTATGTCCAACCACTTTCACATGCTGGTGCGCTCCAAGAAGCTGCAGCTGCACCTGTTCATGCGCGACTTTCAGAGCCAGTTGGCAAAGAAAATCAACGCCCTGCGCAACCGCACTGGCACCTTCTGGGAGCGCCGCTACACCGCGACCAAGGTGATGGACGACGAGGCGATGGTCGACCGGTTGCGCTATATCGTGTGCAACCCCAGCGAGTCGGGCCTCGTGAGTCACCCGAAGCTGTGGCCGGGGTTGTGCTCGTGGGATATCCATAAGTCTGGTGAGCCCATGGTGGGAGAAGTCGTCAACCGCAAGACCTATTGGGCGGAGAAGCGCAAACGCAAGAACAAGTACAAGACCGAAGCCGAGCTCATCGAGATGGCCACCGAGCGCTACACGCTCGAGATGGCGAAGCTCCCGCAGTGGAGAGATCTCGACGACGAGACCTACCATCGAAAGATCGTCGAGACGTGCCACGAGCACGCCGGTGAGCTGGCCAAGAAGCGGAAAAGGCCATGTCCTGGGCCTCAGAAGGTGCTCAGCGTGAAGTGGAACGAACGCCCTAACAACCCCAAGAAGGCGCCTCGCCCGCTATGCCACGGCGGCGACTGCAAGCAGCGCCAGGCCTATCGAGAGAACAGACGCCTGCTCGTCAGTGGCTATCGAAAGGCGGTGCGCAAGTGGCGCAAAGGCAAGACTGAGATCGAATTCCCCGATGGCACCATCCCGCCCGGCCACCAGTTCTGCGTGGGCGGGAGTCACGATATCCGCCGCGACCCACCTCCCCCCAGCAATTAG
- a CDS encoding DUF3140 domain-containing protein, giving the protein MATSNHDEIYREFNDAVNMAPKELEEWLDTNESRSVGQDSGDGEAIGHKSGRRIVDIKRTKKADLTDGDYDHMQKVVGYVNRHLAQKPSSDVVDSNWRYSLMNWGHDPCKDSGVSC; this is encoded by the coding sequence ATGGCGACGAGTAACCACGACGAAATCTACCGGGAGTTCAACGACGCGGTGAACATGGCGCCCAAAGAACTCGAGGAGTGGCTCGACACCAACGAGTCACGCTCGGTGGGCCAGGACTCGGGCGACGGGGAGGCCATCGGCCACAAGTCCGGCCGCCGCATCGTCGACATCAAACGGACCAAGAAGGCCGACCTGACCGACGGCGACTACGACCACATGCAAAAGGTCGTCGGCTACGTGAATCGCCATCTGGCCCAGAAGCCCTCATCGGACGTCGTAGACTCCAATTGGCGCTACTCGTTGATGAACTGGGGCCACGACCCCTGCAAAGATTCGGGTGTCAGTTGCTGA
- a CDS encoding SDR family oxidoreductase has protein sequence MNFHPKPLDEQVIVVTGASSGIGMTIAEMAAERGARVVLSARAEPKLRTITDRITERGLEATYVRANVTKPDQLELLAHTAIERYGGIDTWINNAGVTIFGRLEDTALDDAHQLFETNYWGVVNGSQAALPFLRRQGGGTLINIGSTLSDRSLALQGHYSASKHAVKAYTDALRMELEKNEDPIAVCLIKPASINTNYVKHAKNNMDVEPTLPPPVYAPEVVARAVLQCAEHPRRDVVVGGGARALSLMGKLAPGLGDRVMEATMFAGQKTDQPTNGGSLGTLYAPNNNEAPTRSGDIDESVPVFEHSLYTALSMHPVATAAAGLLLGVGAAALARRL, from the coding sequence ATGAACTTCCACCCGAAACCACTCGACGAGCAAGTTATCGTAGTTACAGGAGCCTCGAGCGGCATCGGCATGACGATCGCCGAGATGGCCGCCGAGCGCGGCGCGCGTGTGGTTCTGTCGGCGCGTGCCGAGCCCAAGCTACGCACGATCACCGACCGAATCACCGAGCGCGGCCTCGAGGCGACTTACGTGCGCGCCAACGTCACCAAGCCCGACCAACTCGAGCTCCTCGCCCACACCGCCATCGAGCGCTACGGCGGGATCGACACCTGGATCAACAACGCCGGGGTGACCATCTTCGGCCGCCTCGAAGATACCGCCCTCGACGACGCCCACCAGCTCTTCGAGACGAACTATTGGGGCGTGGTCAACGGCTCGCAGGCGGCCCTGCCCTTTTTGCGCCGCCAAGGCGGCGGCACGCTGATCAATATCGGCAGCACCCTGTCCGATCGTTCGCTGGCGCTGCAGGGCCACTACTCGGCGAGCAAGCACGCGGTCAAAGCCTATACCGACGCGCTGCGTATGGAACTGGAGAAGAACGAAGACCCCATCGCGGTGTGTCTGATCAAGCCGGCGTCGATCAACACCAACTATGTCAAGCACGCCAAAAACAACATGGACGTCGAGCCGACGCTGCCGCCGCCGGTGTACGCCCCGGAGGTCGTCGCCCGCGCGGTGCTGCAGTGTGCCGAACATCCCAGACGCGACGTCGTCGTTGGCGGCGGCGCCCGCGCGCTGTCGTTGATGGGCAAGCTGGCGCCCGGGCTGGGCGACCGGGTCATGGAGGCGACGATGTTCGCCGGGCAGAAGACCGACCAGCCGACCAATGGTGGGTCGTTGGGCACGCTCTACGCTCCGAACAACAACGAAGCCCCCACCCGAAGCGGGGATATCGACGAATCGGTGCCCGTGTTCGAGCACAGCCTCTACACGGCGCTGTCGATGCACCCGGTCGCCACCGCGGCGGCCGGGCTGTTGCTCGGGGTGGGGGCTGCCGCGCTGGCAAGACGGTTGTAG
- a CDS encoding UdgX family uracil-DNA binding protein (This protein belongs to the uracil DNA glycosylase superfamily, members of which act in excision repair of DNA. However, it belongs more specifically to UdgX branch, whose founding member was found to bind uracil in DNA (where it does not belong), without cleaving it, appears to promote DNA repair by a pathway involving RecA, rather than base excision.): protein MARDEYPGAEQFVPEQRNRDDLAMAAADCRGCPLYKDAEHVVFGEGPTDARLMLVGESPGRNEDKQGRPFIGDAGKLLERVLEEAGLSRDEVYITNAVKHIRWSVEDGPGNPKAPGVKHIQACRPWLDAEMQMVTPQRIVALGTRAARGVLGQEVTISKSRDQFHTSLWGVEVVVTYHPAAVLRHPVSEERDRIFERMVEDLRRAQRPLEGPSPEPELRI, encoded by the coding sequence ATGGCACGTGACGAATATCCCGGAGCAGAGCAATTCGTTCCCGAACAGCGCAATCGCGACGACCTCGCGATGGCCGCAGCCGACTGTCGCGGCTGCCCCCTCTACAAAGACGCCGAACACGTCGTCTTCGGCGAAGGACCCACGGACGCACGTTTGATGCTGGTGGGCGAGTCGCCCGGACGCAACGAGGACAAACAGGGGCGACCCTTTATCGGTGATGCGGGCAAGCTCCTCGAGCGTGTGCTCGAAGAGGCGGGGCTGAGCCGCGACGAGGTCTACATCACCAACGCCGTCAAGCATATCCGCTGGAGTGTCGAGGACGGCCCGGGCAATCCCAAAGCTCCCGGCGTAAAGCATATCCAGGCGTGTCGTCCCTGGCTCGACGCCGAGATGCAGATGGTCACCCCGCAGCGCATTGTGGCCCTGGGCACGCGCGCGGCTCGCGGAGTGCTCGGCCAAGAGGTCACCATCTCGAAGAGCCGCGACCAGTTCCACACCTCCTTGTGGGGCGTCGAAGTCGTGGTGACCTATCACCCGGCGGCGGTGCTTCGCCATCCTGTCAGCGAGGAGCGCGACCGCATCTTCGAGCGCATGGTCGAAGATCTGCGCCGCGCGCAGCGTCCTCTCGAGGGGCCTAGCCCCGAGCCGGAGCTGCGAATCTGA